The nucleotide window ATGGTGAAATCGATGAGGATCTGGACGAGAGCCAAGGAGGAAATGAGCAGGAAGATGAGTTTTTAGATGATAGTGATGatgaggatgatgatgatgaggaGGAGGTGGAGTTGGAGGAGGAGGATGGGGAGAATCAGGTGGTGCCATGGTCAGTTACCTCGCCTTCACCTCCGGTGGCGAGTTCTTCGAGCAGCGAAGAGGAAATTTCGAGTAGATTTTTGGGAGCGAGTGCGGCGGCGTTGAAGCGGATTCGAGAGAATAATGCAGATCTTGATTCTGATGTATGTGTTTCTATTTCTTACTCTTTTTTTTTCTGGTTTAAAAACTTTCGCTTCTTTGAAATGCATTCTCTGAAGAGTTTATGGATCTTGGATATAAAgtttttataaattttcatttcttttctgatatttttcaaaaaataaattttgaaatttcaaataaattgagaaattatcctaaaattaacaatgaattgaaaatttgaaatgaatGCAGGATGAGAATGGATGCTCCTCTTCTCATTTGGGCTGTGGAAGACTAAGCAACGAAGAAGGGAATTCAATGGCTTCATTTAGACCATTGAAGCAAGCAAGGACGATCGGTGGCGTTGGAGCTCGAGGTGGTGAAGTAGAAGATGATCATGATCATAATCATGGTCAAGCAGAGTCAAGATCAACAGCCATTATTGACTCCTCAAGAGACTCCAGAACGAAATGGTATCCAACAGAGAAAGCGCATCTGCAACCATTCTTGGCATTAGCAGATTGTGCAGAGATCGCAATCGTTGATTTCAATCCAACTAAGTCTTTCTTTCACCATTGTATAACCATACATTTCGTGATCAATTTtcagtaatattaattatttagttgCTATCATAATTTGCAAATCCAGCTCCTATATTTTTTCTTAAAAACTTTTATCCTTGTATGAAATCGTGTGTAAATGAGAGGGTGCTTGTTTGATATTGAATTCTACCGCTTCAATTTTCTGTTTTTTTCAgtattcaaaatttatttgttTACTATTTAAACTATTGACATCTGATAATATagattagaaaattaaaatttaaaacctTATTGAAGTTGGGGTTTCTTTTtatgtgaattttagacttgggGTTCATGAACCTGTTTAAGCCTTTCATATTTTGTGCAGATGGAGAAAGCATGGCAGTGCATATTTTTGTGAACTCAAAAAGGGAATAACATGGGATACCTAATTTGGGCATCTGGTAGCACAATAATGACAATAAACAAACGTTGCTTTCACTTGTACCACAAAATTCTTGTTTGGTTGGCAAACATGGTCTCACTTGTCACATATGGAATGGCATAGTCCACATTATGGCATGGGTGCCACATTTGAATATTAAaagaaatatatgtatatatcgcGTTGAAGCTGTAGCTTATTAGGTGGGATGAATGTAAACCATGGAGGGGAGTAAACGTGTGAGGAGGATGGGTGGAGGAGAGGAAGAGGTATTGAACGGACCAAAGTATTTTGGTGTTAAAAATTTGTGGTTTTTATGGTAGCACGCATACATGGGAAATGAATATGGGAATGGTTGATAGAAAACGTAACCCCACTGCAATTAAGTATAAAATATTAGTGAAAAGAAGTCCACTTGCGTCACTCCATGTGGTTTTGGTAGGACTTGATTTCCTTTACTTGCTGGATATAATAAGATATTTGATGTTTGGCTATTTTGAATTTGTGATAATTTTAGGCAGCTTTGATTTGATTTCTCATCTTCACTTCACTGCACTGCTATATGTCGAAGATATTTATTTGTCTGTTGGAATTCATTATTATCACGTTAGTGATAAATTTGATGAGAATTAGATAAGATCAAGAAACCAAATCAGTATGAGCCATCACATCAAGTTGTCTTGAAGAAGCAAGGAATTGGGTTCCTTCCATATATAGATCAATGGCCAATTACACATCTTGACTTGAGAAGGTCCAAAAGGTTAATAAAAtgtcaattttcaaaaattaggggaaaaaaaaaaaaaagaaaacaaggtAAATTCAGAAAAGTTAATGTGAACGCTCATCTAGCATTGACGAGAATACCGAGTAAATTGTGTGGTAGGGAATGTGTAGCGTCACCAGGGGAGTAAaaagacaaaaaaataaaaacactGCCTATCTTTGGAAGTCCACTGTATTTGGGGAAATGTCAATTGTCAAGTTGATTTTGAAGTTGGCAGCCATAGGGTTGCATGAatgattgttttttttttttttaagctcaGGTTGGATGAAtgatttgattatatatatatatatgattttttttttctcttggcTTGGAATAATGAGAGGACTAGGGCTGAAGTAATTGATAAGTTGATACGCGGTGTTGCTCCATCTGTCAGATATATAGTGATTTTTATGTGAAGGAATCGGCTCAAACCACTTTGTTGAAGCCTATTCATTACACAACCCAAACCTATGATGCCAAATTCCACTAGGcctttgagagagagagaaaataaataaataaataaataaataaaaacctaAGCCGCCTATCAAGTGTTGAAGTATTGCCACGTCTTACTTCCATAATTGGCACAATATCCCTACACGAGGAAAagtaaagaaaggaaaaaaaaaagctttctcagttatatataataattattttaatatgaaTATTAATGTTAACATGaacaatttataaaatatttttgtgaATACTTCTAATTGGTATCAATATAGCTATTATTTGACTAAGTTATCCCTCAACACCAGAATTATaagttttatctcaattatttgtattttttttttctggtaTATTTAAAAAGGCAAAAATATTATTATCTTTAAAGATGAACATTGATTTTTTCaagatattatttctttctaaggCCATTAATAAAGCCGGAAAGTTTACTTCCACTGAATTGGAATAGCGACCTAATCAAGTGATTCATCCTCCGATGAATGCTTCCTAGAACCATCAAAATTATTTTTGATGTTGCGGTAAAAGAGAGAATATGATATTCATTGCTACTGTTGCTCATAGTTTATTGGAACATTCTCTTGAATGGTATGCTAGACATATATAAATTATCACATATCCTGTAACTTTGTACATAGAGAATGTAACAGGGCAACTCATTCCATTGCTCAAAACATACTCTATAACGACTCTTTTAATTGTAATCCTTTacgtgtcttttttttttttttgtgtttaagACTTAATAAATTGGCATTTTTGACAAAAAATTGAGTACCCTTACATTgaacattattttattttttcagatactgaaaaatcagaaaaaaaaaagcttataTAACACATAAGgggttaattcttttgaattttttttaaaccttaaataatattttcataaatttgaatattattaaatataataattttttaaaattactgACATTAACACGAATTagtttgagacaagaaaatttaatatacataattaattgtTCATCAAAATATTGTGAAAGAAATTGTTAGAACTATGAaaagttataaaataatatacaatttaaTTCTTCCGATTTAAAAGTCTTAACTACTTTAGTATTTAAATTTGCGAGAATATTTTGCATAATACACCCTTTTTAaagtttttataaaaaaaataaagaaaataattgaatgaaaaaagatatataaaaaaataaaattagaaaaaaaaataaaatcagaaaaaaattaatactttcgtaatttttttaaaaataaataaaatgagacaaaaacTTTTTTAAAACATTACTCAAAATGAAACGAGTTTTAAAACATgatcaaatttttaaatttcaaaaacTTCCTTCGAAGACAAcagaatgaaattattaaattgctTGTTTTTCCTTCTTAGAACATAATTATTAAGAATATAATTACTTTTTATATTTCAATtatgttaaaattaattatttaattccttCATTTTCAAAATATACATGACTTGATCCTTTACATGGGTTTAAACGACTATCACATGCCATTCCAAAACCCAACACCCAAACAGCAATGGCCtacctttattattattatttgaaaaaaaaaaaaaagagggtagTAATGGTTGAGCAGATTTGAAAAAACGGCACAAATAAACTCGTAGAGATTCAATCTTCAAGAGAAAAATGTACATAACAATCCAGCAAAAACATGTTTCTAAAGGACTAGCAGATAATCTGAAAACCTTACATTCATTAGCCATACTTATATCACCACAAGTCTCTCTCTATTTTTCATACATGGGAACCGATGACAAGAGAGAAGCAAAAGAAGTATTTCTATTTTGCAGATGGTCCAACAAAACAACGCCATGTCTCTCTTAGCATGCCACACCTAATCTCTGCTGATGCATAATTGGATCTACATGACAATTACAAAATGTTGGCACAATCAATCAGGGAAAAAAATGCATTAGATACAAACAATTTCATGTTTGTGCTGGATGGGTGAGAAAATATCCTTTCCAAAAGCATGAATAGTACAAAGTTatcaaaatggaaaagaaaataacaagTGGAACACCACTGCACATTCAAATGTGTGGGGAAAAGGATTTTTAAGAACCACCGAAATTGAGATTTTAAGAATCAGCCAGCTTACCTGCTATGAAGAGGAGCTAGCCATGGATTCCAAAGCTCAGTCTATGCACCTGTCAAATAAGAAAATATTGACGTCATTTACCATGCAAATGTATATAAATATGAATGCCAAGCCTTCGCATCGGGTTTTTCATTTTCACGGGACTTAGTTTTGTTTGTCTCTCCTCAGAATCTCTGGTTTTGTTTGCGGGAAAGAGAGTGGTGCAGGCCTCTTAAGATAGGTTTCAAAAAATATTCCAAAAGGAATGCCGAGGCAGCATCTCCGACAAGGATTTGGATTTTGGACAAAATTAGATGCCAATgaccttattttacataaataaaagTTATATTATTTATAAGAGACAAGGCAAAGGGCAAAATAGTATTTGCCTTTCTCGAGTCTGTGCCACATATAGCACACCATCAAACAACAATATTACAATCATGGAGACAAGAACAGTCAACACATCATATGACAGTTTTATCTCCTTTTTACCAGAGTTGACAAGCATGGGGATCACAGTGAACTCAATACGCAACAGTATTAGATAAAAGGGGAATAATAGAGACTGAGCACTTCTAGAGAGATTGCAGGTATACTTTTTTAAATGCATCAATTAACAATAGTTGCAACAGCGGTAAACATACTCTCCAACAAAGCAGTTAGGGAATTACACCACAGATGCCAACTTTAAAAATCAGACAAAAGTGCCAAATAAAACTACCCTTTATCCTACGTCTATCCTACAGCAAGacaaacaaatttttaaaaaccCCTAatgaacaaaaaataaaaaaatgaaatcaaTCTCACTGGATCACAATGAACAAGATAAATTTTAGAAGAACTTGTACTACTACCCACCTGACAGCATATTCTATTGCATTTCACATTCCAGTAAAACCACTATTTAATGCTCAGTTAATATAACACACTAACATATGAAATCCTTGAAGATGTTCCACACATTACTTGTTTCAACAAATTGGCCTCACCTTTTATCATCTATGACCTATCCACATAGAATTCCTTCACTAGTTAACCAGCTAGCTGCCTGCCCAGTTAGACAAATATTCCAAGTCTCAAATGCAAATGCCTCATATCACATGCTGATGTTGAATGCGTGTTTAATAACTAAACAGGACCCAGAAACTCTTGATTGACATCATGGTCTAAGTATCAATAGTGAtactcccaaaaaaaaaaaaaaaaaaaggaagaagaagaaaaagagaagatgaACGGAATAGAATAAAACTCCCCAATCTGGTTAGATATCCCCCAAGGACACCCCTCTGTTACTCTTAGGAGCAACACCACAGCACCATTAAGAATATTTCAACCAGTAATGACAAAGTGCAAATTTGCTTCTACTCACTTGTATACAAAAGGGTTCAGTTACAGTTCCAAATGCATTGAAAGATAATCAGGTCTGCGACAGTTAAAATTTAATCTATTTGCTGACGTgaaaagagagaaagggaggtgGAAGAAAGAAAACTATTCACAGCAACATAATGTTTATGGTGTGGTAGCTAAGTAACACAGATCTAGTACTCTTATTGTCAGTCGTCAAAAATATAAGATTCATTTCTCTCCATAAGGTTCACTGAACAAATGGGATAACTATGGCATATAAGTAATTAACCACAAAAAAGGAAAAGATGAGGCTCATTTCATGCTCAAGTATTTCACGTTTTACATGATCAAGCCCAGCATAAACCCATACCAAAGACTACCATCCAACGAAGCACTTTGAGTGTTTGTCCAACTTTTCTTGATCAATTTATTCAAACTCCTTTCATTAGTTTTCTATTAGGGCATAAATATGCACTTTCCACCAATTATGAGGAAAAATTTTCCCACTTCTCCATGCAGAATCAATTAACACGACCAACAATGTTacctataataaaaattaaaaagataagtGTCCTCTCCTAAAGAACTTGTCAATATCCAGTAATTGTTTTGATGGAGAAATAGACAACTCCAACCTCTAAGAAAAGATCTAGGAATGAACAACAATAATATCATGTTTCATCTACATTGCTctcttcaaaattaaaaaaaaaaaaaaaaaaaaaaaatctacatcgCTCTTAAATGTCATGCCAATACAATTAGACCACCTCGGATAATAATCCTCATTTTAGCATGACGTGTATGTTTTAATAGGGATAACCATGCTCATTACCATAAGCAGAACCTCAAGAAAACCAAGTTTGTTGTGATAATTAGCATAATTATCTAATTATGTCAACTGGATGCACGATTCTTATAATTCATAACAAAGCACTCTCCATCACTTAAGACATTCGTCATCTTCAAAAGCCTTATCAAAACATCCACACACCAATAAGCAATCCAACCATCCAAAAAAAACTGAAAAAATAAAACCTTAAACAATCATGTAACAAACCCAAGTTCAAGCCAAAGAAAGTAGCAAGACTGTCAACCATGATCACAAGGTTTAATGGCGAACCTAGAATATAATGCAAACACAAAATCAAAACCATTAACATTTAACAACGAGCAAAAATCTAACCTTTGCGATTGGCGTCCTCCTCGTCTTCCTCCTCAATAGGGACGTTAACATTAACTACGGCCTCGCCTTCACCATTTCCACCAGCTTCCTTATCATCTGGATATCTAACCACCACCACCGGACACACGCAATGATGCACACAGTAATCACTCACACTACCCAACCTCCCATCGCTTCCTCGTTTGGCTGCTCCAAACCCTCTGCTCCCCATAATCACTGCACTCAACCCTAACCTCTCCACCTCCAAACACAGTCTCTCCTTCATGTCATGGTCCTTTACAATGTGGATCTTATAAGGGATCTGTGCTTCCCTCAGCGGCTTCGCGAGATCCCCCGCTTTGGACGCCGCAAAGGCGTCGAAATCATCCTCGAGCTGCTGCTGTTTTTGGCTATTGTCATTGCCGTGCCCTTCATGAGATGAATTTGAATTGTCTTTATTGAAGTCAGGCTGTGAGGAATAGGTAGGGGTTTGCGTGGGGCTAGGGAGGGGAAGTGGACCCCAGTCAGCACCGAAAAGGACGGAGGTGGGGCTGACATGTAGGAGGATGACAGCATCCCCTGGACGGATATAGTGATGGACAGCCCAGCGGACGGCATAGGCACTCTCGTCGGAAAGGTCGACGGCCACGCCAATCTTGCGGCGAGCGCCGGCGGTGGGGGTAGGGGTAGCGCCGGGATGGTGGGGGTGGGGGTGGCGAGGGGAGGAGGGGTGGTGGATCTTGATGGTGGGGAGTTGAGGGTGGTCAGGATCTACAGGGTTTTGTTGAGGATTCATTGTTTGGAAGGAAAGCTAAGGATGAAGTAAGTGATGATTGCAATTGCAGAGAAATGAAGACAATTTTGGTGGGTAGGACACGAGAGGAAGGTATATTAGACAGAGAAACCTTTGAAAATGATGGGGAATAAATAAAGCTTGGTTTTGTTTTGGGTTGGTCTTGGGCCTAGGCCTGGGCCTTAACTTTGGTGTATTATTAACAGTAATCTTCATACGTAACAAAATTTTTAAACAAGTAAAACGCTTGTTGCGATGCTTTGGGAATTGAAATTCAATAAAACTTTTGGTTttattttgtttatattttatttttaattttttaatttttttatttatgtataattgaatcATTAAAGATACTTAAGGTACAAATCCTCTGCGAGTGGACGtgccggagtggttatcgggcatGACTAGAAATCATGTGGGCTCTGCCCGCGCAGGTCCGAATCCTGCCGTTCACGCATTGCAAATTTTTTGCTACTTTATTTTGGTTTATGAAAAGGACGAAGATTAACAAACAGTAACAGAAAAATAAAGGGTTGAACATGAGGAATCTTCGTCTACCCAAAAACTACTTATTAGGGACATACATAAATTAAGTGTTAGTTTAGTAATATAGAACATAACTTTAATAATTTCAGTTATTGTGAGATTTCTGTCAGACTGAGAAATTCTTAAGTGCATTATAATTATGTGAGACctacattttatattatataaataattcacTTTTCTGTAAGAGATAGGGTATTATTTTTTAGTACACCTCGCATATCTAATAATTAACTTATCAGTCAAGTAGGTCTAAAA belongs to Hevea brasiliensis isolate MT/VB/25A 57/8 chromosome 4, ASM3005281v1, whole genome shotgun sequence and includes:
- the LOC131179233 gene encoding universal stress protein PHOS32-like isoform X1 translates to MNPQQNPVDPDHPQLPTIKIHHPSSPRHPHPHHPGATPTPTAGARRKIGVAVDLSDESAYAVRWAVHHYIRPGDAVILLHVSPTSVLFGADWGPLPLPSPTQTPTYSSQPDFNKDNSNSSHEGHGNDNSQKQQQLEDDFDAFAASKAGDLAKPLREAQIPYKIHIVKDHDMKERLCLEVERLGLSAVIMGSRGFGAAKRGSDGRLGSVSDYCVHHCVCPVVVVRYPDDKEAGGNGEGEAVVNVNVPIEEEDEEDANRKGNIVGRVN
- the LOC131179233 gene encoding universal stress protein PHOS32-like isoform X2, whose translation is MNPQQNPVDPDHPQLPTIKIHHPSSPRHPHPHHPGATPTPTAGARRKIGVAVDLSDESAYAVRWAVHHYIRPGDAVILLHVSPTSVLFGADWGPLPLPSPTQTPTYSSQPDFNKDNSNSSHEGHGNDNSQKQQQLEDDFDAFAASKAGDLAKPLREAQIPYKIHIVKDHDMKERLCLEVERLGLSAVIMGSRGFGAAKRGSDGRLGSVSDYCVHHCVCPVVVVRYPDDKEAGGNGEGEAVVNVNVPIEEEDEEDANRKGA